A genomic window from Sphingobacterium sp. BN32 includes:
- a CDS encoding DUF1573 domain-containing protein, which translates to MKKLSLVLFASALMFTACNNNSKENTNVSQDSTAIAGTQEGAGKMEFEEDAFNFGTIKEGEVVEHVFKFKNTGDFPVVLAQVSASCGCTTPTYTSTPVKPGEFGEISVKFDSNGQIGQQQKIITIASNAEKPVTTVQLKGEVVVN; encoded by the coding sequence ATGAAAAAGTTAAGTCTCGTATTGTTTGCAAGCGCTTTAATGTTTACAGCTTGCAACAACAACAGTAAAGAAAATACAAACGTAAGCCAAGATTCTACAGCAATAGCTGGTACCCAAGAGGGAGCCGGAAAGATGGAATTTGAAGAAGATGCATTCAACTTCGGAACCATCAAAGAAGGCGAAGTTGTGGAGCATGTTTTCAAATTTAAGAATACAGGTGATTTCCCAGTTGTATTAGCGCAAGTTTCGGCGAGCTGCGGTTGTACCACGCCGACTTACACTTCTACGCCTGTAAAACCAGGAGAGTTTGGAGAAATCTCGGTGAAGTTCGATAGCAACGGCCAAATAGGACAACAACAGAAAATTATTACGATTGCTTCTAATGCAGAAAAGCCCGTAACAACGGTGCAGCTTAAAGGCGAAGTGGTAGTGAACTAA
- the nusB gene encoding transcription antitermination factor NusB, with protein sequence MLNRRHLRVKVMQVLYAYSLSEDKNLPDFEKSLLKNVEEVDEMYIWTLNLLDEVAEYVLIDVEGIANKWIPSVKDQTFSSTKLNSNTFIESLRQNREYLEKVKRYKVDWSYDPEIVRSIFAQLKESEAYLEYLEQEDRSISTEKDIIKYIFKKLILKSTDVEQAFEARFINWPVDREVLQAMIAKTFKNFSSEVPAKNQLADLTPSWIEDKDFILDLLKQTIKYAKEYQDLISEKTKNWEADRIALIDNLLMRMAITELIHFPTIPVKVTINEYIELSKAFSTLKSSTFINGILDKILSDLTTQRRIKKEGRGLIA encoded by the coding sequence ATGCTAAATAGAAGACACCTTCGGGTTAAGGTTATGCAAGTATTGTATGCCTACAGTTTATCGGAAGATAAAAACCTTCCTGATTTTGAGAAAAGTCTACTGAAAAATGTAGAGGAAGTTGATGAGATGTACATATGGACACTGAATCTATTGGATGAGGTGGCCGAATATGTATTGATAGATGTGGAAGGTATTGCCAATAAATGGATTCCTTCGGTGAAAGATCAGACGTTTTCTTCAACAAAATTAAACAGCAATACCTTTATTGAATCTTTGCGTCAAAACCGCGAATATTTAGAGAAGGTAAAACGTTATAAAGTTGATTGGAGCTATGACCCTGAAATTGTTCGTTCTATCTTTGCCCAGCTTAAAGAGTCTGAGGCTTACTTAGAATACCTAGAACAAGAAGATCGCTCTATTTCAACAGAAAAAGATATCATCAAATATATCTTTAAGAAATTAATTCTTAAGTCGACCGATGTAGAACAAGCTTTCGAAGCACGTTTTATCAACTGGCCAGTGGACCGCGAGGTATTGCAGGCCATGATAGCCAAAACATTCAAAAACTTTAGCAGCGAAGTTCCTGCAAAAAACCAACTTGCTGACTTAACGCCTAGTTGGATCGAGGATAAAGATTTTATCCTAGACCTCTTAAAGCAGACGATTAAATATGCAAAGGAATATCAGGACCTTATCTCGGAAAAGACTAAAAATTGGGAAGCTGATCGTATCGCATTAATCGACAACTTGTTGATGCGCATGGCTATTACAGAATTAATTCATTTCCCAACCATCCCGGTAAAAGTAACAATAAACGAGTATATCGAACTTTCTAAGGCATTTAGTACCTTAAAAAGTAGTACCTTTATCAATGGTATCTTAGACAAGATTTTATCCGACCTTACTACTCAACGTCGTATTAAGAAAGAGGGTAGAGGTCTAATCGCATAA
- a CDS encoding Glu/Leu/Phe/Val dehydrogenase gives MQRDNSSLFDLMRISDHQNLFFCNDKEVGLKAIVAIHDTTLGPAIGGVRMLPYATEAEAIEDALRLSKAITYKSSLAGLNLGGGSAIIIGNNRTEKSEVLMRRFGRFINGLNGNFIASIDVGTTQKDLEHIHAETNYVAGLPTSLNGAGDTTVFAAKGVYYGIKAAIKELYGDDNLAGRKIAVQGVGSVGEHLVSLLRAENARVYVSDMTEERKMKIAAKYKAEPITYSTSFELDADVYAPCALGGTVNPDTVPRMRCKIIAGSANNQLLDEEVTTQLLKDNNILYTPDFLINSGALISCFSELEGYGADRTDYLIRHIYTATRHVIQKANEENISTHQAAKELAEKRISDMKKLR, from the coding sequence ATGCAAAGGGATAATTCCTCACTTTTCGACTTGATGCGTATATCTGACCATCAAAACCTATTTTTCTGTAACGACAAAGAGGTCGGATTAAAAGCAATCGTAGCTATCCATGATACTACATTAGGGCCGGCGATCGGCGGAGTTCGTATGTTACCATACGCAACAGAGGCTGAGGCTATTGAGGATGCATTGCGTCTGTCAAAAGCTATTACCTATAAATCCTCATTGGCAGGATTAAATTTGGGTGGTGGTAGTGCAATCATTATCGGGAATAATAGAACGGAAAAATCAGAAGTATTGATGCGTCGCTTCGGACGTTTCATCAATGGTTTGAATGGTAATTTTATTGCTTCTATCGATGTGGGTACTACGCAAAAAGATCTGGAGCACATCCACGCAGAAACAAACTACGTAGCAGGTTTGCCTACTTCATTGAATGGCGCTGGCGACACCACAGTTTTTGCTGCAAAAGGAGTTTATTATGGAATTAAAGCTGCTATTAAGGAGCTTTATGGAGATGATAACCTGGCGGGCAGAAAAATCGCTGTGCAGGGTGTAGGAAGTGTTGGGGAGCATTTGGTATCCTTATTACGTGCTGAGAATGCGCGTGTATATGTTTCTGACATGACAGAAGAACGTAAGATGAAGATTGCTGCGAAATATAAAGCGGAGCCTATCACTTACTCTACAAGTTTTGAACTAGATGCTGACGTGTATGCGCCATGTGCATTAGGTGGAACAGTTAACCCAGACACGGTTCCCCGTATGCGTTGTAAAATCATCGCTGGTTCAGCAAACAATCAGTTGTTAGACGAAGAGGTAACAACACAATTATTAAAAGATAACAATATTCTTTATACGCCAGACTTTTTGATCAACTCAGGAGCTTTAATTAGCTGCTTCTCGGAGTTGGAAGGCTATGGTGCAGATCGTACAGATTACTTGATCCGCCATATCTATACCGCGACAAGACACGTGATCCAAAAGGCTAACGAAGAAAATATTTCTACACATCAAGCGGCAAAAGAGCTTGCGGAAAAGCGTATTTCCGACATGAAGAAATTAAGATAA